One window of the Rhipicephalus sanguineus isolate Rsan-2018 chromosome 4, BIME_Rsan_1.4, whole genome shotgun sequence genome contains the following:
- the LOC119390533 gene encoding uncharacterized protein LOC119390533 isoform X3, with protein MRRTITWEPEQIHGDNVVKQVARNGHENVSGGAGGPVVSTFLNSGVGTDCVRKPDTKVSGPDSGLSWVVAVVSFVVSMISASYSRCLGFFFTAFMSTFDVSRAEASLPLAVYIGFMFMSGSGHGIIINSGVVCVSQYFDKRRGVALGLNMAGATIASLVFPKLYEYLLAEYGLHGTFLIIGASMGNVVPLAMVMKAPPWKVAALKGNTTDSDATDNCQRTYDAPVAGAVYEGPDKLCLEMQRKLQSRKPAPTSQVHCVESICRKGTATSLNEVSSVTESRIGSIANMTGNAKMVSRRSTLLPCHLSTICRRGTFTSCGGESSASQAEAPDLNELRARRGTMLSVAGSMYASNKTSRRSIAANAGLSRRATVTSISKSQGLNASARCCDSMSHELPTNQEQVPSSTSVLQNTLQVLKNPRFYFHALSYVSWGFFIDCFLSVVFDFAQDAGVARADTVHALTSFSATDSVGRLFVPCLSDYNLISNCGLLTIAYLMLSLLQQVAPYVRGKECVWALTAAFGLPAGYIMVGASQILSTEIDSKNLPIAYGLMNTATAMGCFVRPLLIGYFRDNYGSYDGLFRFIGGMLAISFLFSLGLWITDRCKKRNAVNAIPDASVSIPEPTTTMKEEHTCM; from the exons gaaCAAATTCATGGAGACAACGTGGTCAAGCAGGTCGCAAGGAATGGTCACGAGAATGTCTCGGGCGGTGCCGGCGGTCCGGTGGTCTCGACTTTTCTCAACAGTGGTGTTGGCACTGACTGTGTCAGAAAGCCTGACACAAAGGTGTCCGGACCTGATAGCGGACTCAGCTGGGTGGTCGCTGTGGTCAGCTTCGTGGTCTCCATGATCTCGGCAAGCTACTCCCGCTGCCTAGGGTTCTTCTTCACTGCCTTCATGTCCACTTTTGACGTGTCTCGGGCCGAAGCTTCACTGCCACTGGCAGTGTACATTGGCTTCATGTTCATGTCCG GCTCTGGTCATGGAATAATCATCAACAGCGGCGTGGTCTGCGTGAGTCAATACTTCGACAAGCGACGAGGAGTTGCGTTGGGACTTAACATGGCTGGAGCAACCATTGCCTCTCTGGTATTCCCCAAGCTGTACGAGTACTTGCTCGCCGAGTACGGCCTTCACGGCACCTTTCTCATTATTGGCGCATCGATGGGGAATGTGGTGCCCCTTGCAATGGTTATGAAGGCTCCTCCGTGGAAGGTAGCAGCACTTAAGGGAAACACCACTGACTCAGACGCCACGGACAATTGCCAGAGGACATACGACGCTCCAGTGGCAGGCGCCGTCTACGAGGGCCCGGACAAGCTCTGCCTAGAAATGCAGAGAAAATTGCAGAGCAGGAAACCGGCTCCGACTAGTCAAGTGCATTGCGTAGAAAGCATTTGCAGAAAGGGAACCGCCACCAGCCTCAATGAAGTATCAAGCGTCACCGAGAGCCGAATAGGAAGCATCGCCAACATGACAGGGAATGCGAAGATGGTTTCCCGGCGCAGTACGCTCCTGCCTTGTCACCTTTCCACAATATGCAGGCGAGGGACTTTCACCAGTTGCGGTGGAGAAAGTTCAGCGTCCCAAGCTGAAGCGCCAGACTTGAATGAGCTACGCGCCAGGCGAGGAACTATGCTAAGCGTCGCAGGATCTATGTACGCAAGCAACAAAACTTCAAGGCGCTCCATCGCGGCAAACGCAGGGCTGTCTCGCAGAGCCACGGTCACCAGCATCAGCAAATCTCAGGGACTCAACGCCTCAGCAAGATGCTGTGACTCGATGAGCCACGAACTTCCCACGAATCAAGAACAGGTGCCTAGCTCTACGTCGGTGCTGCAGAACACCCTGCAGGTGCTCAAGAATCCGCGATTCTACTTCCACGCGTTGAGCTACGTGTCGTGGGGCTTCTTCATTGACTGTTTCTTGTCGGTGGTGTTCGACTTCGCGCAAGACGCCGGCGTAGCGCGTGCCGACACTGTGCATGCGCTGACTTCCTTCTCGGCCACAGACTCCGTGGGCCGGCTATTCGTTCCCTGCTTGAGCGACTATAACCTGATCTCGAACTGCGGTTTGCTCACCATCGCTTACTTGATGCTAAGTCTTCTACAGCAGGTGGCACCATACGTACGGGGAAAGGAATGTGTCTGGGCCCTCACAGCGGCGTTTGGCCTGCCAGCTGGTTACATAATGGTCGGAGCCTCTCAGATCCTGTCGACTGAAATTGACTCGAAGAACCTCCCAATCGCTTATGGCTTGATGAACACAGCAACAGCTATGGGATGCTTCGTTAGGCCACTTCTCATAG GGTACTTCCGGGACAACTACGGCAGCTACGATGGCTTGTTTCGCTTCATCGGTGGCATGCTTGCGATTTCCTTCCTGTTCTCTTTGGGCCTTTGGATCACCGACCGGTGCAAGAAGCGAAATGCCGTCAACGCCATTCCGGACGCCTCCGTATCTATTCCCGAGCCGACGACAACAATGAAAGAGGAGCACACATGCATGTAA
- the LOC119390533 gene encoding uncharacterized protein LOC119390533 isoform X2 translates to MRRTITWEPEQIHGDNVVKQVARNGHENVSGGAGGPVVSTFLNSGVGTDCVRKPDTKVSGPDSGLSWVVAVVSFVVSMISASYSRCLGFFFTAFMSTFDVSRAEASLPLAVYIGFMFMSGLFAAILIPAYGTRMSTIIGGTCLTVGLSVSFFANGVTVLIFTAGFLSGSGHGIIINSGVVCVSQYFDKRRGVALGLNMAGATIASLVFPKLYEYLLAEYGLHGTFLIIGASMGNVVPLAMVMKAPPWKVAALKGNTTDSDATDNCQRTYDAPVAGAVYEGPDKLCLEMQRKLQSRKPAPTSQVHCVESICRKGTATSLNEVSSVTESRIGSIANMTGNAKMVSRRSTLLPCHLSTICRRGTFTSCGGESSASQAEAPDLNELRARRGTMLSVAGSMYASNKTSRRSIAANAGLSRRATVTSISKSQGLNASARCCDSMSHELPTNQEQVPSSTSVLQNTLQVLKNPRFYFHALSYVSWGFFIDCFLSVVFDFAQDAGVARADTVHALTSFSATDSVGRLFVPCLSDYNLISNCGLLTIAYLMLSLLQQVAPYVRGKECVWALTAAFGLPAGYIMVGASQILSTEIDSKNLPIAYGLMNTATAMGCFVRPLLIGYFRDNYGSYDGLFRFIGGMLAISFLFSLGLWITDRCKKRNAVNAIPDASVSIPEPTTTMKEEHTCM, encoded by the exons gaaCAAATTCATGGAGACAACGTGGTCAAGCAGGTCGCAAGGAATGGTCACGAGAATGTCTCGGGCGGTGCCGGCGGTCCGGTGGTCTCGACTTTTCTCAACAGTGGTGTTGGCACTGACTGTGTCAGAAAGCCTGACACAAAGGTGTCCGGACCTGATAGCGGACTCAGCTGGGTGGTCGCTGTGGTCAGCTTCGTGGTCTCCATGATCTCGGCAAGCTACTCCCGCTGCCTAGGGTTCTTCTTCACTGCCTTCATGTCCACTTTTGACGTGTCTCGGGCCGAAGCTTCACTGCCACTGGCAGTGTACATTGGCTTCATGTTCATGTCCG GTCTGTTTGCCGCCATCCTTATACCGGCGTATGGGACGCGGATGTCTACCATTATCGGAGGCACCTGCCTTACCGTGGGTCTCTCCGTGTCGTTCTTTGCCAATGGGGTAACTGTCCTTATCTTCACAGCTGGATTTTTATCTG GCTCTGGTCATGGAATAATCATCAACAGCGGCGTGGTCTGCGTGAGTCAATACTTCGACAAGCGACGAGGAGTTGCGTTGGGACTTAACATGGCTGGAGCAACCATTGCCTCTCTGGTATTCCCCAAGCTGTACGAGTACTTGCTCGCCGAGTACGGCCTTCACGGCACCTTTCTCATTATTGGCGCATCGATGGGGAATGTGGTGCCCCTTGCAATGGTTATGAAGGCTCCTCCGTGGAAGGTAGCAGCACTTAAGGGAAACACCACTGACTCAGACGCCACGGACAATTGCCAGAGGACATACGACGCTCCAGTGGCAGGCGCCGTCTACGAGGGCCCGGACAAGCTCTGCCTAGAAATGCAGAGAAAATTGCAGAGCAGGAAACCGGCTCCGACTAGTCAAGTGCATTGCGTAGAAAGCATTTGCAGAAAGGGAACCGCCACCAGCCTCAATGAAGTATCAAGCGTCACCGAGAGCCGAATAGGAAGCATCGCCAACATGACAGGGAATGCGAAGATGGTTTCCCGGCGCAGTACGCTCCTGCCTTGTCACCTTTCCACAATATGCAGGCGAGGGACTTTCACCAGTTGCGGTGGAGAAAGTTCAGCGTCCCAAGCTGAAGCGCCAGACTTGAATGAGCTACGCGCCAGGCGAGGAACTATGCTAAGCGTCGCAGGATCTATGTACGCAAGCAACAAAACTTCAAGGCGCTCCATCGCGGCAAACGCAGGGCTGTCTCGCAGAGCCACGGTCACCAGCATCAGCAAATCTCAGGGACTCAACGCCTCAGCAAGATGCTGTGACTCGATGAGCCACGAACTTCCCACGAATCAAGAACAGGTGCCTAGCTCTACGTCGGTGCTGCAGAACACCCTGCAGGTGCTCAAGAATCCGCGATTCTACTTCCACGCGTTGAGCTACGTGTCGTGGGGCTTCTTCATTGACTGTTTCTTGTCGGTGGTGTTCGACTTCGCGCAAGACGCCGGCGTAGCGCGTGCCGACACTGTGCATGCGCTGACTTCCTTCTCGGCCACAGACTCCGTGGGCCGGCTATTCGTTCCCTGCTTGAGCGACTATAACCTGATCTCGAACTGCGGTTTGCTCACCATCGCTTACTTGATGCTAAGTCTTCTACAGCAGGTGGCACCATACGTACGGGGAAAGGAATGTGTCTGGGCCCTCACAGCGGCGTTTGGCCTGCCAGCTGGTTACATAATGGTCGGAGCCTCTCAGATCCTGTCGACTGAAATTGACTCGAAGAACCTCCCAATCGCTTATGGCTTGATGAACACAGCAACAGCTATGGGATGCTTCGTTAGGCCACTTCTCATAG GGTACTTCCGGGACAACTACGGCAGCTACGATGGCTTGTTTCGCTTCATCGGTGGCATGCTTGCGATTTCCTTCCTGTTCTCTTTGGGCCTTTGGATCACCGACCGGTGCAAGAAGCGAAATGCCGTCAACGCCATTCCGGACGCCTCCGTATCTATTCCCGAGCCGACGACAACAATGAAAGAGGAGCACACATGCATGTAA
- the LOC119390533 gene encoding uncharacterized protein LOC119390533 isoform X1, producing the protein MRRTITWEPEQIHGDNVVKQVARNGHENVSGGAGGPVVSTFLNSGVGTDCVRKPDTKVSGPDSGLSWVVAVVSFVVSMISASYSRCLGFFFTAFMSTFDVSRAEASLPLAVYIGFMFMSVCSPHFLPGLFAAILIPAYGTRMSTIIGGTCLTVGLSVSFFANGVTVLIFTAGFLSGSGHGIIINSGVVCVSQYFDKRRGVALGLNMAGATIASLVFPKLYEYLLAEYGLHGTFLIIGASMGNVVPLAMVMKAPPWKVAALKGNTTDSDATDNCQRTYDAPVAGAVYEGPDKLCLEMQRKLQSRKPAPTSQVHCVESICRKGTATSLNEVSSVTESRIGSIANMTGNAKMVSRRSTLLPCHLSTICRRGTFTSCGGESSASQAEAPDLNELRARRGTMLSVAGSMYASNKTSRRSIAANAGLSRRATVTSISKSQGLNASARCCDSMSHELPTNQEQVPSSTSVLQNTLQVLKNPRFYFHALSYVSWGFFIDCFLSVVFDFAQDAGVARADTVHALTSFSATDSVGRLFVPCLSDYNLISNCGLLTIAYLMLSLLQQVAPYVRGKECVWALTAAFGLPAGYIMVGASQILSTEIDSKNLPIAYGLMNTATAMGCFVRPLLIGYFRDNYGSYDGLFRFIGGMLAISFLFSLGLWITDRCKKRNAVNAIPDASVSIPEPTTTMKEEHTCM; encoded by the exons gaaCAAATTCATGGAGACAACGTGGTCAAGCAGGTCGCAAGGAATGGTCACGAGAATGTCTCGGGCGGTGCCGGCGGTCCGGTGGTCTCGACTTTTCTCAACAGTGGTGTTGGCACTGACTGTGTCAGAAAGCCTGACACAAAGGTGTCCGGACCTGATAGCGGACTCAGCTGGGTGGTCGCTGTGGTCAGCTTCGTGGTCTCCATGATCTCGGCAAGCTACTCCCGCTGCCTAGGGTTCTTCTTCACTGCCTTCATGTCCACTTTTGACGTGTCTCGGGCCGAAGCTTCACTGCCACTGGCAGTGTACATTGGCTTCATGTTCATGTCCG TATGCTCTCCCCATTTTCTGCCAGGTCTGTTTGCCGCCATCCTTATACCGGCGTATGGGACGCGGATGTCTACCATTATCGGAGGCACCTGCCTTACCGTGGGTCTCTCCGTGTCGTTCTTTGCCAATGGGGTAACTGTCCTTATCTTCACAGCTGGATTTTTATCTG GCTCTGGTCATGGAATAATCATCAACAGCGGCGTGGTCTGCGTGAGTCAATACTTCGACAAGCGACGAGGAGTTGCGTTGGGACTTAACATGGCTGGAGCAACCATTGCCTCTCTGGTATTCCCCAAGCTGTACGAGTACTTGCTCGCCGAGTACGGCCTTCACGGCACCTTTCTCATTATTGGCGCATCGATGGGGAATGTGGTGCCCCTTGCAATGGTTATGAAGGCTCCTCCGTGGAAGGTAGCAGCACTTAAGGGAAACACCACTGACTCAGACGCCACGGACAATTGCCAGAGGACATACGACGCTCCAGTGGCAGGCGCCGTCTACGAGGGCCCGGACAAGCTCTGCCTAGAAATGCAGAGAAAATTGCAGAGCAGGAAACCGGCTCCGACTAGTCAAGTGCATTGCGTAGAAAGCATTTGCAGAAAGGGAACCGCCACCAGCCTCAATGAAGTATCAAGCGTCACCGAGAGCCGAATAGGAAGCATCGCCAACATGACAGGGAATGCGAAGATGGTTTCCCGGCGCAGTACGCTCCTGCCTTGTCACCTTTCCACAATATGCAGGCGAGGGACTTTCACCAGTTGCGGTGGAGAAAGTTCAGCGTCCCAAGCTGAAGCGCCAGACTTGAATGAGCTACGCGCCAGGCGAGGAACTATGCTAAGCGTCGCAGGATCTATGTACGCAAGCAACAAAACTTCAAGGCGCTCCATCGCGGCAAACGCAGGGCTGTCTCGCAGAGCCACGGTCACCAGCATCAGCAAATCTCAGGGACTCAACGCCTCAGCAAGATGCTGTGACTCGATGAGCCACGAACTTCCCACGAATCAAGAACAGGTGCCTAGCTCTACGTCGGTGCTGCAGAACACCCTGCAGGTGCTCAAGAATCCGCGATTCTACTTCCACGCGTTGAGCTACGTGTCGTGGGGCTTCTTCATTGACTGTTTCTTGTCGGTGGTGTTCGACTTCGCGCAAGACGCCGGCGTAGCGCGTGCCGACACTGTGCATGCGCTGACTTCCTTCTCGGCCACAGACTCCGTGGGCCGGCTATTCGTTCCCTGCTTGAGCGACTATAACCTGATCTCGAACTGCGGTTTGCTCACCATCGCTTACTTGATGCTAAGTCTTCTACAGCAGGTGGCACCATACGTACGGGGAAAGGAATGTGTCTGGGCCCTCACAGCGGCGTTTGGCCTGCCAGCTGGTTACATAATGGTCGGAGCCTCTCAGATCCTGTCGACTGAAATTGACTCGAAGAACCTCCCAATCGCTTATGGCTTGATGAACACAGCAACAGCTATGGGATGCTTCGTTAGGCCACTTCTCATAG GGTACTTCCGGGACAACTACGGCAGCTACGATGGCTTGTTTCGCTTCATCGGTGGCATGCTTGCGATTTCCTTCCTGTTCTCTTTGGGCCTTTGGATCACCGACCGGTGCAAGAAGCGAAATGCCGTCAACGCCATTCCGGACGCCTCCGTATCTATTCCCGAGCCGACGACAACAATGAAAGAGGAGCACACATGCATGTAA